A genomic stretch from Edaphobacter aggregans includes:
- a CDS encoding DUF4157 domain-containing protein codes for MGSQLAALTRESPLRLSPKLPKPDHKLFPTSLPSFERSFSNPHRNILPFSFSSIPLQAPTHRPPAPIGLRLQRKLAVGSAHDPLEAQADEMAEHIMSMASPTEAGVVPTSSPQTLQRKCSCEEGGGKCKQCEEKQQKLQRKEQGGIVAPVAAPPIVHDVLRSPGQPIDAATRAFMEPRFGRDFSRVRLHTETRAAESARLVNALAYTVGDDIVFGEGAYSPGSAATRRLLAHELAHTLQQSASPLRLQRACLTAAECAAPQATLQNFVATTVADPKNVSKAAKRKADCGKVPPDPKCTSDGHGAKATALTAIMAARYPTRLTYITGIFIDKDIPDQWGAYTTACSSFTPALPGATCTFVPAPLEAQAKQFQSGSKTINGSSATDWLTAAIGTLTHETGHAHFNASPAIAPLTPGSCKFADFKSNLSEMAAHFSEMHVFYRAALAKPAKDRFKRFEQMFDFWVKNGSEDISGIVKDLRCRCECNDANNFIIKTFESVASTQKWDTNEQFMVHTELSKPKWKLNWPITPSSVNVTDLPTTAPAPLKFE; via the coding sequence ATGGGATCGCAACTAGCAGCCCTGACGCGAGAGTCGCCGCTAAGGCTTAGCCCCAAACTGCCCAAGCCCGATCACAAACTCTTTCCTACCAGTCTTCCTTCATTCGAGCGTTCGTTCTCCAATCCCCATCGCAACATTCTCCCGTTCTCATTCTCCAGTATCCCGCTGCAAGCTCCTACCCATCGCCCGCCCGCACCGATAGGCCTTCGGTTGCAACGCAAACTGGCAGTCGGTTCAGCGCACGACCCCCTCGAAGCGCAGGCCGACGAGATGGCCGAGCACATCATGAGCATGGCCAGTCCAACCGAAGCCGGCGTCGTGCCCACGAGCTCGCCGCAGACCTTGCAACGAAAATGCTCCTGCGAAGAAGGCGGTGGCAAATGCAAACAATGCGAGGAGAAGCAGCAGAAGCTCCAGCGCAAAGAGCAGGGGGGTATTGTCGCTCCGGTCGCAGCGCCGCCTATCGTTCACGATGTTCTCCGCTCTCCAGGCCAGCCGATCGACGCCGCTACACGCGCGTTTATGGAGCCGCGCTTCGGTCGCGACTTCAGCCGCGTCCGCTTGCATACCGAAACTCGTGCAGCGGAATCGGCCCGCCTGGTCAACGCGCTTGCCTATACCGTCGGCGACGATATCGTCTTCGGCGAGGGAGCGTATTCCCCAGGCTCAGCGGCCACCCGCAGACTCCTCGCGCATGAGCTTGCACACACGTTGCAGCAGTCCGCGTCGCCCCTCAGGCTGCAGCGCGCCTGCCTTACCGCCGCCGAGTGCGCTGCGCCACAGGCCACGCTCCAGAACTTTGTCGCCACCACAGTGGCTGACCCGAAAAACGTCAGCAAGGCCGCCAAACGTAAGGCCGACTGCGGCAAGGTGCCTCCCGACCCCAAGTGCACCTCCGACGGACACGGCGCCAAAGCCACTGCCCTTACCGCCATCATGGCGGCAAGGTATCCCACGCGTCTCACTTACATCACGGGCATCTTCATCGATAAGGACATACCGGACCAGTGGGGCGCATACACCACAGCTTGCAGTAGCTTCACGCCCGCGTTGCCCGGCGCCACATGCACCTTCGTGCCAGCTCCATTGGAGGCACAAGCGAAGCAGTTTCAGAGCGGCAGCAAAACCATCAACGGAAGCTCCGCCACAGACTGGCTCACCGCCGCGATCGGCACCCTGACCCACGAAACCGGACACGCCCACTTCAACGCCTCCCCTGCAATCGCCCCCCTTACGCCCGGTTCCTGCAAGTTCGCAGACTTCAAGTCCAATCTCTCAGAGATGGCAGCGCACTTCAGCGAGATGCACGTCTTCTACCGCGCTGCCCTCGCGAAGCCCGCGAAGGACCGGTTCAAGAGGTTTGAGCAGATGTTCGATTTCTGGGTGAAGAACGGCTCTGAAGACATTAGCGGCATCGTCAAGGACCTTCGCTGCCGCTGCGAGTGCAACGACGCAAACAACTTCATCATCAAGACCTTCGAGTCGGTCGCCTCCACCCAGAAATGGGACACCAACGAGCAGTTCATGGTTCATACCGAACTGAGCAAGCCGAAGTGGAAGCTCAACTGGCCCATCACACCTTCCTCAGTCAATGTCACCGATCTTCCCACCACGGCGCCCGCTCCTCTCAAGTTCGAATGA
- a CDS encoding NIPSNAP family protein produces MQRRDFLATSLAASALTLSQQASAQSPLSATTTRLPARELYEIRKYHMQTGPQTKLTESYVADALIPALNRLGIAPVGAFHLDIGPETPTLYLVLPFTDPVILATAELRLQKDPIFMKAAEPFWTAPATAPAFQRVESSLLIAFEGWPKLTPPDTKAKRIFQLRTYESPSPAAHVRKVEMFHHGEFEIFQSAGFNQVFYGDTLIGPRMPNLTYMLSFPDMNELNARWDKFRNDPAWKKLSADPRYAYEPIVSNITNLILSPTSYSQI; encoded by the coding sequence ATGCAACGACGCGACTTCCTCGCCACCTCCCTCGCCGCCTCCGCCCTCACGCTCTCTCAGCAGGCATCCGCTCAATCCCCCCTGAGCGCAACCACAACCCGCCTTCCAGCGCGCGAGTTATACGAGATTCGCAAGTACCACATGCAAACCGGTCCGCAGACAAAGCTCACCGAAAGCTACGTCGCCGATGCGCTCATCCCCGCGCTCAACCGCCTCGGCATCGCACCCGTCGGTGCCTTCCACCTCGACATCGGCCCCGAGACACCAACGCTCTATCTCGTGCTCCCCTTCACCGACCCCGTGATCCTTGCCACTGCCGAACTCCGCCTCCAAAAAGACCCCATCTTCATGAAAGCCGCCGAGCCCTTCTGGACCGCGCCTGCCACAGCCCCCGCCTTCCAGCGCGTCGAAAGCTCTCTCCTCATCGCCTTCGAAGGCTGGCCCAAGCTCACCCCTCCCGACACCAAAGCCAAACGCATCTTCCAGCTCCGCACCTACGAGAGCCCCTCCCCCGCCGCCCACGTCCGCAAGGTCGAGATGTTCCACCACGGCGAGTTCGAAATCTTCCAAAGCGCAGGCTTCAACCAGGTCTTCTACGGCGACACCCTCATCGGCCCTCGCATGCCTAACCTCACCTACATGCTCTCCTTCCCCGACATGAACGAACTCAACGCTCGCTGGGACAAGTTCCGCAACGACCCCGCCTGGAAGAAACTCTCCGCAGACCCCCGCTACGCCTACGAACCCATCGTCAGCAACATCACCAACCTCATCCTCAGCCCAACAAGCTACTCGCAGATTTAG
- a CDS encoding MFS transporter, producing the protein MNCARLPCDEAVILAKRPAAAVTMQTGVWVLVATVLGTSMEFIDGTVVNVALPAMQTGLGASGSQVQWVVEAYALFLSALLLVGGSMGDIFGRRRIFVIGVTLFASASVWCGVAPTIQQLIAARCLQGVGGAMLVPSSLALISSCFPPETRGKAIGTWSGFSSMMTALGPVVGGWLVQHGSWRWVFFLNAPLAVVTVTIALRKLPESRSGAAAHTLDWRGAVLATAGLSGVTFALIEWTQGGVITRVAGVVGVALLAAFVWVEQHCEAPMMPLSLFESRNFVGANVLTFFLYAAFGGALFYLPLNLIQVQGYSPTAAGAALLPMVLLLFALSRWSGGLVARYGARRPLIAGPLIVAVGYALMTRPGIGGSYWTTYFPAIIVLGMGMAVSVAPLTTVVLNSVDESSTGSASGVNNAASQVAGLLALAVFGLLFFHVFSPSLDRGLKRAEVSAEVAQEIGAQRVKLAAIETTDPQGRVAVNEAFVASFRVVFWLAAGLAGVASLSAATILRRGNDATTRV; encoded by the coding sequence ATGAACTGCGCTCGGTTGCCGTGCGATGAAGCTGTCATTCTTGCGAAGCGTCCTGCTGCAGCGGTGACGATGCAGACGGGCGTGTGGGTGCTGGTGGCCACGGTGCTGGGCACGAGCATGGAGTTCATCGACGGCACGGTGGTGAATGTCGCGCTGCCGGCGATGCAGACGGGGTTGGGAGCGAGCGGGTCGCAAGTGCAGTGGGTGGTGGAGGCGTATGCGCTCTTTCTGTCGGCGCTGCTGCTGGTCGGCGGCTCGATGGGAGACATCTTTGGGAGGCGGCGGATTTTTGTTATTGGCGTGACGCTGTTTGCTTCGGCTTCGGTGTGGTGCGGGGTCGCACCGACGATTCAGCAGTTGATTGCGGCTCGATGTTTGCAGGGAGTAGGTGGCGCGATGTTAGTGCCGAGCAGTCTGGCGCTGATCAGCTCGTGTTTTCCGCCGGAGACGCGGGGGAAGGCGATTGGGACGTGGTCGGGGTTCTCGTCGATGATGACAGCGCTGGGGCCGGTGGTGGGAGGCTGGCTGGTGCAACATGGATCGTGGCGGTGGGTGTTCTTTTTGAATGCTCCGCTGGCCGTGGTGACGGTGACGATTGCGCTGCGTAAGTTGCCGGAGAGTCGCAGTGGTGCGGCTGCTCATACGCTGGATTGGAGAGGCGCGGTGCTCGCGACCGCTGGGTTGAGCGGCGTTACGTTTGCGCTGATCGAGTGGACGCAGGGCGGAGTGATTACACGAGTGGCGGGTGTTGTGGGCGTGGCGTTATTGGCCGCGTTCGTGTGGGTCGAACAGCACTGTGAGGCGCCGATGATGCCACTCAGTCTCTTTGAGAGCCGCAATTTTGTGGGCGCGAATGTGCTGACGTTCTTTTTGTATGCAGCGTTTGGTGGGGCTCTGTTTTATTTGCCGCTGAATCTGATTCAGGTACAGGGGTATTCCCCTACGGCTGCGGGTGCTGCGTTGCTGCCGATGGTGCTGCTGCTGTTTGCGCTGTCGCGGTGGTCGGGCGGGCTGGTGGCGCGGTATGGCGCGCGACGGCCTCTAATTGCGGGGCCTCTGATTGTTGCGGTGGGCTATGCGCTGATGACGCGGCCGGGCATCGGCGGGTCGTATTGGACGACTTATTTTCCGGCGATCATAGTGCTTGGGATGGGCATGGCGGTGAGCGTCGCGCCGCTGACGACGGTCGTGCTGAATTCGGTGGATGAGAGCAGTACGGGGTCGGCGTCGGGAGTGAACAATGCGGCATCGCAGGTGGCAGGGTTGCTGGCGCTGGCGGTGTTTGGGCTGCTCTTCTTTCATGTGTTCTCGCCGTCGCTCGACAGGGGGCTGAAGCGGGCTGAGGTTTCGGCAGAGGTTGCGCAAGAGATTGGTGCACAGCGGGTGAAGCTGGCCGCGATTGAGACGACGGACCCGCAGGGGCGAGTCGCGGTGAATGAGGCGTTTGTAGCGAGCTTCCGCGTTGTGTTCTGGTTGGCTGCAGGGTTGGCTGGAGTGGCTTCGTTGAGTGCCGCTACGATTTTGCGGCGGGGCAATGATGCGACTACCCGGGTGTGA
- a CDS encoding glycosyltransferase family 39 protein: MTNDSVKLSRKATACLVLALLFALVFQLASASRENSITWDEGHHLFDGYNIWKQADYGLNPEVPPLVKMVAAMPLLRMSLNVPPQQGRPAQTEAFLDGRDFMFRNDADKLLFRARMASAVFMLVLAVAVFSAGCEMFGSLAGLLALAFLVFDPNFLAHGALVTTDVAISCCIFVALYLAYRYTKRPSLVRLLLVGLATGLAIVTKFTGLLVFPMLFLLAIVESIYVRDWRLLARRALALLIVAALSLAVLWSFYGFRYSARPEGHDINPPLAEYLRQVPNPQDAHRLALLARTRILPEAYIYGLANTKITENADTSYFFGRIYPHGTWLYFPAAFLIKSTLPFLLLLALALTLIATRRLKQGRELLFLLIPPAVYVAVAMQSHMNIGHRHLLPIYPFLYLLVAAAAIYLIGTNRRWTYAIAALFLWQVAASVRIAPAYMAYGNEAWGGPASVHKYLSDANDDWGQQLKSAKQYLDSRGIKDCWIAYFVDGVVDTSYYGIPCKRLPTINTMWLNLPLDVPPEIDGPVLISDGVLTGIDYGQGELNPYEQFRTLRPTSAIQYGLFVYDGHFKVSLASAHAKAQRARNLLAENRPEEALVEAEQAAALAPESVPVQTTLGDILTQLHRPHEAQSHYHQALISAETIEPELQASSVHILQSKIAALATQ; encoded by the coding sequence ATGACCAATGATTCCGTAAAGCTGAGCCGCAAGGCCACTGCTTGTCTCGTACTGGCCCTGCTCTTCGCACTTGTCTTCCAACTCGCATCCGCCAGTCGCGAAAACTCCATTACCTGGGACGAAGGCCATCACCTCTTCGACGGCTACAACATCTGGAAGCAGGCTGACTATGGCCTGAATCCCGAGGTCCCGCCTTTGGTAAAGATGGTGGCCGCGATGCCTCTCTTGCGGATGTCGCTGAACGTGCCTCCACAACAGGGACGGCCCGCCCAGACCGAAGCCTTCCTCGACGGCAGAGACTTCATGTTCCGCAACGACGCGGACAAACTTCTCTTCCGCGCCCGCATGGCCTCCGCCGTCTTCATGCTGGTACTGGCAGTCGCCGTATTCAGCGCAGGGTGCGAGATGTTTGGCTCGCTCGCCGGACTGCTTGCACTCGCATTTCTTGTGTTCGATCCAAACTTTCTCGCACACGGAGCGCTCGTCACCACAGACGTCGCAATCTCCTGCTGCATCTTCGTCGCGCTCTATCTTGCCTATCGTTATACAAAGCGTCCGTCGCTCGTCAGGCTCCTGCTCGTCGGTCTCGCGACCGGATTGGCAATCGTCACGAAGTTCACTGGCCTCCTCGTGTTCCCTATGCTGTTCCTGCTGGCCATCGTGGAATCCATTTATGTCCGCGATTGGCGCCTGCTGGCCCGCAGAGCCCTCGCCCTCCTGATCGTCGCCGCTCTATCGCTCGCCGTGCTCTGGTCGTTCTACGGCTTCCGTTACAGCGCCCGCCCGGAAGGCCATGACATCAATCCACCGTTAGCCGAGTACCTCAGGCAGGTGCCAAACCCGCAGGACGCTCACCGCCTCGCTCTCCTCGCTCGAACCCGCATCCTGCCGGAGGCCTACATCTACGGCCTCGCCAACACAAAGATCACCGAGAACGCCGACACCAGCTACTTCTTCGGTCGTATCTACCCGCACGGCACCTGGCTCTACTTCCCAGCCGCATTCCTCATCAAATCCACTCTTCCGTTTCTGCTTCTGCTGGCGCTGGCACTGACGCTCATAGCAACGCGGCGACTCAAGCAAGGCCGCGAACTGCTCTTTCTCCTCATCCCTCCCGCCGTATACGTGGCAGTCGCGATGCAGTCCCACATGAACATCGGCCACAGACACCTCCTTCCCATCTATCCCTTCCTTTACCTACTCGTGGCAGCAGCAGCGATCTACCTAATCGGCACGAATCGCCGCTGGACCTACGCCATCGCAGCACTCTTCCTGTGGCAGGTCGCCGCCTCCGTGCGAATAGCACCCGCCTATATGGCCTACGGCAACGAAGCCTGGGGCGGCCCCGCGTCCGTCCACAAATATCTCAGCGACGCCAACGACGACTGGGGTCAGCAACTGAAGTCCGCAAAGCAGTATCTCGACAGTCGCGGCATCAAAGATTGCTGGATCGCGTACTTCGTCGACGGCGTCGTAGACACCAGCTACTACGGAATTCCCTGCAAGCGCCTGCCCACCATCAACACTATGTGGCTCAATCTTCCACTCGATGTCCCCCCGGAGATCGACGGTCCTGTTCTCATCAGCGACGGCGTCCTCACCGGCATCGACTACGGTCAAGGCGAGCTCAACCCATACGAACAGTTCCGCACACTGCGCCCCACCTCGGCGATTCAGTACGGCCTCTTCGTCTATGACGGCCACTTCAAGGTCTCCCTCGCATCGGCCCACGCGAAAGCACAAAGAGCGCGCAACCTCCTCGCTGAAAACCGACCCGAAGAAGCCCTCGTCGAAGCCGAACAAGCCGCTGCACTCGCACCAGAGTCCGTCCCCGTCCAGACAACGCTGGGAGATATCCTCACGCAACTCCATCGTCCCCACGAGGCTCAGTCCCACTACCACCAGGCCCTCATCTCCGCCGAGACCATCGAGCCGGAGTTACAAGCGTCCTCAGTCCACATCCTCCAATCGAAGATAGCCGCACTCGCCACCCAATAA
- a CDS encoding ABC transporter permease, which produces MSALMQDLRFAFRLLLKSPGFALMAIIIMALGIGANTAIFSIVHAVLLQPLPFHDVDRLVQVWHTPPQTSFPGMTRFSVSAGNFFDWQKQNHVFEQMALYSGAGFDITGTGKPEAVTASTVSPEFFSVFGIQPLHGRVFLPEESQSGRNKVVVLSYKFWQAHYGSDAGVVGRSINLDGDPYTIVGVMGPAMTQPGFAQMWVPLALTPTEAAVRGEHHFLTAGRLKAGVTVQQAQAEMNTISQRLERAYPDDDKGWGAVVNSMREEIVGNVRPALLMMLGAVAFVLLIACANVANLVLARTFARRKEIAIRAAMGASRPRIIQQLLGETLIISLCGGALGLVAAHFGIELLLKFFADKLPRMNEIGLSGPVLAFTLALSVVTGILSGLIPALSMTRGDVNDALKQGLGRTDADSGSSRTRSALVVVEVALSLVLLVGAGLMIRSLWKLQNIDPGFDVHNVLTMHVQVNRKQFTDATQEAQFFDQVLQRVRSLPGVESAGAVDNLPLTGGSNQPVAVEGHAAVAMSEQPEVSVRVATAGYFKATHIPLLEGREISPDDRAGSAPVVVISQSMAKQFWPDGNAVGHHLKLSFYPDKDREIVGVVGDVKQAGLDSSAGIATLYWPLAQTEGGRGLGTWVSRPLFLAVRTAVPPHSLDTAVTEAVHQSNKDVPVDNVLTLEEFVGQTLTQPSFNMQLLAIFGLLALVLCTVGIYSVLAYSVRRGMKEIGLRIAFGATKADVLRVVVAQGMKPTIVGIALGLVAAFALGRLVTSMVYGVSSRDALTLVAVTALLLLVSFAASLSPALRATRISPLAVLRDE; this is translated from the coding sequence GCAGCCGCTGCCGTTCCACGATGTCGACCGGTTGGTGCAGGTATGGCACACGCCGCCGCAGACGAGTTTTCCGGGGATGACGCGCTTTTCTGTGTCGGCGGGTAACTTCTTCGACTGGCAGAAGCAGAACCATGTGTTCGAGCAGATGGCGCTCTACTCGGGCGCGGGGTTTGACATCACGGGAACGGGAAAGCCTGAGGCTGTTACGGCGAGCACGGTTAGTCCGGAGTTCTTTTCGGTGTTTGGAATTCAGCCGCTGCATGGGCGGGTTTTTTTGCCGGAAGAGAGCCAGTCGGGCAGGAACAAGGTGGTCGTTCTCAGCTACAAATTCTGGCAGGCTCACTATGGTTCCGATGCGGGCGTCGTGGGTAGATCGATCAATCTTGATGGGGATCCTTACACGATTGTCGGCGTGATGGGGCCGGCGATGACGCAGCCGGGGTTTGCGCAGATGTGGGTTCCGCTGGCGCTGACACCGACTGAGGCGGCTGTGCGCGGTGAGCATCACTTCCTTACGGCTGGCCGCTTGAAGGCTGGGGTCACGGTGCAGCAGGCGCAGGCTGAGATGAATACGATCTCGCAGCGGCTGGAGCGGGCTTATCCGGATGATGACAAGGGTTGGGGTGCGGTGGTCAACTCGATGCGCGAAGAGATTGTCGGTAATGTTCGTCCGGCGTTGCTGATGATGCTTGGAGCGGTGGCATTCGTGCTGTTGATTGCGTGTGCGAATGTTGCCAACCTTGTTCTTGCACGCACGTTTGCGCGGCGGAAAGAGATTGCTATTCGCGCTGCGATGGGGGCGAGCCGGCCTCGTATTATTCAGCAGCTTCTTGGGGAGACGCTGATCATCTCTTTGTGCGGTGGTGCGCTTGGGCTGGTGGCTGCTCACTTCGGAATAGAGCTACTGCTGAAGTTCTTCGCAGACAAGTTGCCACGGATGAATGAGATTGGGTTGAGCGGTCCGGTGCTTGCCTTTACGCTCGCACTTTCTGTTGTGACGGGTATCCTTTCGGGATTGATACCGGCGTTGAGCATGACGAGGGGAGATGTCAACGACGCTTTGAAACAGGGTCTTGGCCGCACGGATGCTGATAGCGGAAGCAGCAGGACACGCTCTGCGCTGGTGGTTGTCGAAGTGGCGTTGTCTCTGGTTTTGCTGGTGGGGGCCGGGCTGATGATTCGAAGTTTGTGGAAGCTGCAGAACATCGACCCCGGCTTTGATGTGCACAATGTGCTGACGATGCACGTGCAGGTTAACAGGAAGCAGTTTACTGACGCGACGCAGGAGGCCCAGTTCTTCGATCAGGTGTTGCAGCGGGTGCGGTCGCTGCCGGGAGTGGAATCTGCGGGAGCGGTGGACAATCTTCCGCTCACCGGCGGCTCGAATCAGCCGGTGGCAGTGGAAGGGCATGCGGCTGTTGCGATGTCGGAACAACCTGAGGTTTCGGTGCGCGTCGCGACAGCAGGGTATTTCAAGGCGACGCATATTCCTCTGCTTGAGGGCAGAGAGATCAGCCCGGATGACAGGGCGGGTTCCGCGCCTGTGGTGGTGATCAGTCAGTCCATGGCGAAACAGTTCTGGCCTGATGGGAATGCTGTTGGACATCATCTGAAGCTGTCGTTTTACCCGGATAAGGATCGGGAGATCGTAGGAGTGGTGGGCGATGTGAAGCAGGCTGGTCTGGACAGCTCGGCGGGGATTGCGACGTTGTACTGGCCGCTTGCGCAGACTGAAGGTGGGCGGGGCCTTGGGACCTGGGTCTCGCGACCTCTCTTTCTTGCGGTCAGGACAGCAGTTCCGCCGCACAGTCTTGATACAGCGGTGACGGAGGCGGTGCACCAGAGCAATAAAGATGTGCCGGTCGATAATGTGCTGACGCTAGAGGAGTTTGTTGGCCAGACGCTGACGCAGCCCAGCTTCAATATGCAGTTGCTTGCGATCTTCGGCCTGCTTGCGCTGGTGCTTTGCACGGTTGGTATCTACAGCGTGCTTGCTTATTCGGTGAGGCGTGGGATGAAGGAGATCGGCTTGCGGATTGCGTTTGGCGCAACCAAGGCTGATGTGTTGCGCGTGGTCGTTGCGCAGGGAATGAAGCCGACGATTGTGGGTATCGCGCTTGGTCTCGTTGCGGCTTTCGCTCTAGGCCGGCTGGTGACGAGCATGGTCTATGGCGTGAGTTCGCGTGACGCGTTGACGCTTGTTGCAGTGACCGCGCTGCTGCTTCTGGTGTCGTTTGCGGCCAGCCTGAGTCCGGCACTTCGTGCTACTCGGATTAGTCCCCTTGCTGTGCTTCGTGATGAATGA